The sequence aTTGCTTTTTCAAGCAACCCTAGGGCAGGGGTGGGGGGCACCCCTAACTTTGTGTATGCTAGCTACGCCCATTTATTccacaataaattatatcccCTGACTACTCCTGTTTTTCTCCTCAGAACTTCGGTAAGTGACCTTTCActtccatataaataaatgagtttattccatataaataaatatttttagaccaTTCTGAAAGAAAGAATCTTCTCATTTATGTAACTGTATTGTTTTCTAAAATTTGTCATTAaaaatgtagcgggagcgatgattcggctcgaccgccaccaaagggaagatcttccgccaggctaggtgtgacgcctggggaaccgcgcgacagacgatgttgtgtcggaggttgtatatatagctccaatccgcgaaatctttgcttgcgcgatttaagTTTTTCGCTgcttttgactgatagcgacgcatgatttttaaagtattcgtattatgttttgtttctaGGCGTGGGCGCTATGAACGTAGTGATGACTGTAGTGAGTCTGATGCTGGTGGAATGTGCTGGCAGGAAGACTCTACTCCTTACTGGATTCGTCGGAATGTTCATAAGCACCATAGCGCTGTTCGTCTCCAATATATACGTGAGTTTCTTTGTGAATGAACGGTCGCGATGTCTATACCtactggctttagtcccggttgcatctattctaagtttaattgatattgttaagttgacgttgttgaagaaaatgctgcagtgcagtttgttaccgcttcttctgcactgacgccttggaagcggcagtaaacttagttttaagtaatttatttgacgtcaaccaatgttgttaaaccatacgttttgacaattattaagcgaaatgaagtatcctataataatgaataataattttgaatttgaatttgcatcctcaccactctggagaggagcctggagaggtatgcctttgaccatggatcctggattggatgagtcatgtttttacacgaagcaactcccgtctgacctccgcaacctttgcaggggaacctgacccgtattggatctatcatggttacacatccaattgcctaaatgtgcaggtttcctcacgatgttttccctcactttAAGAGCGTCGCTCGCGCTCAATCTCACGGTGTATCAGAACTTATATCGTGCCTGCAAATATATGAATCCAATCTttacaaaatctttttttaaatcatcctTGATAATTGCAGACCCCAGAAGTTTCGTTCGGTTGAAAAAATGAACACATTTCGTAAAATGTCACGTACGcaatttgtcttaaattttttatttttttatatgctgTCACTGTCAAAGACCAGTTTGCGACAGTGACCAACTGCGCAAGTGataatgtattataatataatgtgtCTAAGGGCCCATGACGACATATTTCAACGGTGACCATTTGCGAACTGCAAACAGAAACTACGTCGCACCCTTTAACTGttgcaaattatatttttattcatacatacatatatatgatcacgtctttatcccttacggggtagacagagccaacagtcttgaaaagactgacaggccacattcagccgCTCGGCaccatgatagaattgagactcaaacagtgacgggttgctagcccatcgcctaaaagaatcccaagtttataagcctatcccttagtcgccttttacgacatccatgggaacgagagagtggtcctattcttttttttattggtgccgggaaccacacagcactttattattattcatctatttttatcatatatttttattcatctgTTCCCAGTCCGAGGTGTCGTGGGTGCCGTATTTGTGCATCGTGGTGgtcattttgtttgtaatgtcaTTCGCCATCGGGCCCGGCTCCATACCTTGGTTCCTTGTCACTGGTAAGCATTCAAAACTATAGTCAATATGTTtagtgaattaaataaaagcaaacaATCTTGCTacgaatttttattcaattcaaaatatttattgcttatCATAAAGtgtttacatacttacattcatataattacgtctatatcccttgcggggtagatagagccaacagtctttaaaaagactgataagcctcgctcagctgtttggcttataatagaattgaaattcaaatagtgacaggttgctagctcatcgcacctaaaaaaaggaatcccaagtttataagactatcttttagtcgacttttatgacatccatgggtatgAGATGGAGTCGTGGTGGtggaatatttaatattgaaaaattctaagttacaaaaatatgtcattttatttttattctaatcgctttaaattaatttcaaaatgtaaGGTATTTTTTCAATACGAGTAAAAACATAGGTATACAAGATCGTTTGcattttatagtttattattatttataattactattagttaggtataattataatacataacgTTTTATATGACAGCCGAAATGGTAATCGGATATTTCTTGCTATTACCTACAAtgaattttgtttcaaatttcAGAGCTGTTCAATCAGTCTGCGCGTCCCGCCGCCGCGTCTGTGGCCGTGACAGTCAACTGGACCGCTAATTTTATTGTGGGACTAAGTTTCTTGCCATTAACGGTgagttattatttgtaaaacgtAATTTAGTACAAATTCAGTTGtttcaaagttaaaaaaaaagtagtagtagtagtatagAAGTTATAATAGTTTGATTGTGCGAATGCTTAATTTACGGCCTCGGCACACCGGTATtgagcttgtctgtgacacagagggtcccaggttcaaatccctGCAAAGGGATGATATAACTAATACAACTAGTTATAACTACTTAGTTTAAAAGAAGTTGCTTTACATATATCAATGTTGCTTCATCACTACATGATGCAGCCCAGCTAATTTAGTTTGTTTAAATACAGATTGTAAATTCTGTAATTTTCAGACAAATGTAATAATCACTTGCTTTCACAAGCGACGAAGGTTAGAAACTTCATCACTTCGCGggttaattgtaaaaaaaggatttatttaactttttttttcttttcagttgGCACTTGGTCACTACACTTACCTCATTTTCGCAGCACTCCAGGCAttgtttatcatatttatattcttcAAAGTACCAGAGACCAAAAACAAGACTGTTGAAGAAATATCAGCCATGTTTAGACagcaattataattttaggtTAAGTCCTGTATGCGCGAAATTAAGTTTCGCAAAAtgccttaaaatatttaaagattcaGACATTTTGCGAATGGCGATTCAATTATTTAAGTGCCTATGAGACTTGAGCAAGCGTAATCAAAACAGCCACAGAAGCGTTCGATGCATTTTTGACATTGTGCGACATATCGCATTTTGACTACCTCGCATAAGCTACACTcaattgtacatacattaattatGTAATGCTATctccatatatatttttttaatattcacacatataatataatgatatTATGACATCCACTAGTACTCGTTGAATATCatatctattaaataatagaactttgataatacataataaataaaacagtagcattaataaacattatgCCTCGtgaatttttgatttatatttctCAGTTGATAAGtccttacatatttattttatttaatactgtGAACCCAAAGTCTATCTAAGAATATGCACCATTATCATCACAATATCATACGTacgattaatattataaattcatgtttagtgaaaaatataaagaactaaaatatttgaaacgaaaattgacattttgcgataattattttcaatttcacaaaaaaggtggattttttaaaaagctaaacctatctttttgttttatgaagAATGCGTAGGTATTCAAATTTGGGAGGGAAAAtaccaatgtttttttttctttatttttaaacgacTTACTCTTATTATATAGACGAGACATAAAGATCAACTTCTTGTCTCGTCATACTTAGGTAGACTAGTTTAGATCTGAACAATAACTACTTAATAGGTCTTCAAatcgtatatttatatactttagTTATTAAAGAGTAATGTGACGTGACGTTAGAAATTTACTCAACAGTATAATTACAACAATTATGTAGATACTCTATCTTCCAACTGAACGTTGCATTCGAGACTGTCGACTCTGTCTGATCCATAACGGATAACGACGTGCATTGTGTATGTATTAGGTATAGTAACTACAATGTACTTAATACTCtatagtttcaaaaatttacattataagatATAAAACACTGCGTGTTAGGTATAAAACATtacatgttaaataaaaatgtaatttaacgTATGTTTCAGTAATTTCGacactaaattaaaaacatgttgagtataagttatttaacaggttttaattgttactttcaaatgttatataacattgttattttaatgagtataatattgttatatttatgttgCAAAGATGTAAAACAATTTCAGATAATGTGTACCTACGTGTTATACAATACGGTCTTATACGACATACCTAGTTACATATTCTTTACTTACCTTAAGGTTCTGTATACCACAACGTAGGTGAAATTAGGAAGAATATTGCTTCCgagtataaaataaacctaaatattatttcataaatacgATCTCTGacctaaaattaattcaatttcatttgaagcataaaaatctaaataattacttattattccGATCAATATGTAACAAAGCGTAGCGTATTATGTATGAAACAAGCTGTTTCCCGCTACTATTTCCACTGAAAatgtcaatacaaaaatgttgcCACCCGTTTATTGTCTTCGTTCGTTCGTTAGTTCATTCAAATCGGATACTTAGTATTCGCGTGATGCGAGTAAAAAGaacttcttaaaattaaatctttagcTTCTGTTGAtcttatataggtatgtagatTACCCATAATTATCAGTTTCTTTACCAATATCTTTAAAGTTCAgacattttactattttattatgtgtGGAATGGATTGACATTTTGATACATAACAAACAGTTACTGTTCGGCCAAGttgtaaatattaacttaGATGTAAGTTTATCGCTTTTTTTTCGTAGCTGTACCTAGCTAAGTGTCAAGactactaaaaatattttttataataaataattaaaacacactttgttttttttaattaatttattataacccttgtgtaaattttctaaataagaTTCAacatataagaataattttcaattaaagtaTTTCTTAATCTCATAAGAATTATGATGATATAGGTATGCCATGTCTGCAATCGGACAcgcaattaatttattttgctaaATCTTATCACATTGActcatccaaatttataaaacgtgacccattttcacatttatagcGTGGCCCATTTTCTCAACTAGTTGCATTTCGTTACTATATTATgtgagaaattaaaaaaaaaacgattttcaaataaactcataAAAGGGGCGTGTTGCTTTTGAGACCAATAGCCAAATATATACACAACACAGTCCTAACACAAAGTTcttaatatcattatttactCTTATATTATGGCGATTCCTGGAGACCGGTAACACAGTATTTAGAAAACCTAGTTCCGCCAACAATAtccacagattttttttatttctctggGGCTCATACGCAAAACATCTCATTCTAAAAATTTCCCCTGGTCATCCTGGACGTCGTAAATGTTTCTTTCGCAAAATGCCACCTGATCGTAAAATATCGCGCCAGCGCTCTTGATACTTTATTTCTGTATATTCTGGCATATTATAAACTGAAATTGTGGAGACACTAAACATGTATTAGTATAATGATTTAGAAAGCTAATCCGGCCCCCGCGGCATTGCACGCGGGACaccatttttatcgcgcagaaacctatcgctgtcccgttccGGTAATGGAGCAGGGGCCCCTGCCCCTTACCGGAACGGGACAGCGATTTTTAACaatgttaaaacatttaacattCTCATGATGCCAACATTGaaaagtatattaaattttttcaggCCTATAGGTTTCAATATATTGAAagttataagtaaaatttatggTTGATTAGGAACATCTGTGATAATATATTCGTTCAAAGCTGGTATATACTGTTTCCTAGTAGCagataaattgttttgtttgtagtATAGACACCGAGCTATTTTGTTTGGTGTCTCCGCCGGAACCAACATGAGAGGCGGATTGGTCCACTCTTCGAAAAATTTCGAtaactgaaacaaaataaataagtatacacatacatgtattcacatttatatcccatgcggagtaacagagccaacagtcttaaaaagactgaaacacCACGTTGAGTTGTATTGCTTAATGATGTAAGAATCCACTATCCAAGaaccaaatttataataagctattcccttagtcgccttttacgaaatccataggAATTatatgcagtggtcctatcaTAAaaggccgggaaccacacggcactgaacaTATCTTTACTATAAAGAAGGAGAGCAAGTTAATAACATGTTGTTTTTAAGCTTTAAAGTTTTCTAGAAATTCGGAAATACCTTTCTTAGTTACGTAACCTAGACTTCTCTAGAccacctacatgccaaatttcaaatcttcaAACCCAACGATTTTGGCTATGCGTCAGTTGGTCAGTGCCCTGTCCTATATAACTAGTAAAGCGATTTATTTCAtacgtgtcgtgtggttcccggcaccaatacaaaaaagaataggaccactccatctctttcctatggacatcgtaaaatgcgactaagggataggcttacaaacttgggattcttttcaaggcgatgggctagcaacctgtcactctttgaatctcaattctatcgttaagccaaatagctgaacgtggccattcagtcttttcaagactgttggctctgtctaccccgaaagggatatagacgtgaccatatgtatgtatgtatatataaaattgcatgagagaaaaaaaacaagaaaattaaCCTTGACACTGGTTGCCGCATCTTCTGAATATATAGCAACATCTCTGTTTAGACCGCCGCCGAATGACATCCCCAACAGCAATATCGCTCTACACCGCCTCTGGACTAACGCTGAAGCCATGGCTTCGGCTGCGTCAGGTTTCTTTAGGAACTCCTGATGaataaatcatacatacccacatatattaataataaataaataaatacctatacatatacgggacaaattacacagattgagttagccgaGAAGTAAatgcgagacttgtgttaggagatactaactcaacgatactatattttatacatacatacatatggtcacgtctatatcccttacggggtagacagagccaacagtcttgaaaagactgataggcaacgttcagctatttgatttaatgatagaattgagattcatatagtctCATATATATCAAAATCAAACGTTACCTCGACAAGAATAGGAAAACTGGGTACTAGAAAATCGCCAACAACTTTAAGATCTTTCTGCAGGAGCTGCGCGGCCGTCAATAGTGTTACGTTGCTTTTGGCTGCTGACAAACGGTCCAGTATTTGTCTCCTGAAACAAAGTATATCTTATACCATTGAGAAGTCAAAGAATTTCcctttaaaaacgttaaaccGAAAAGTTCCGAAACATTCACTTTTCTATGTCTAGCAATTTTCAATCAATTGAATTCTTTCAATTGAACAAAAAATTCAGTGATGATACCTTGGAAACAGTCGCTTGCGCAAGTTGAACGTGGTATTAAGCATTAAGATAtttgaaagaataaaaattatttatctcaaaattttgtgcaaaaaagataaaaatttgaattggcGAAAATGTGCGTATCAAGACTgcaaaccaattttcttttaaaatctcgcctctttcctggaagGGTAAGCAGACTATATTTTTCTACTTTACACGATTCCTGGACACCATGCAATATCTGAAGGAAACTCTCGGTTTCAGGTAatattgacctgaccttttaccaggacgtccccgACCTGATCAAAGTACAATACATACTGAATATCCGTTTTTAACCGTGTTCCCTTACCTATGTTGGTTGTTAGATAAGATAAAGCGATTGCTTGAAGCGTTTACGACGACAAGGGTGGCTGAAATAAGAACGGCGCGGTAATTACAATTAATAGCGCCATTGTTCACTTTTCATCAAATATGCGTTAGAttgtattatacatttttggtaaatttaaatagttttgcAGTCGAACATAGACGGCGTTATCAAATTTTCGCTATGGATGCGCTAACTTATCATTGCATCCATATAGTAATGAATATGTATACCTCAAAATCTAACGATCAAAAGACGAAATAGATTCTAACGCCGAGAGCGTTCGTCTTCACTTCCAAGGTTACGTGAAATTGTTACCATGGAGTCTTATTGTTCTTCTCCGATGCTTTTTTTATGCATTTGCAAGAACAAAAAAATGCCATACTATGTAATTGAACTGATTCTGCACGGCTCTCGCCTAGAACACCGCTAGAGACACCCTCATTTCCATcagtcgttttttttttcagtcttttcaagactgttggctctgtctaccccgaagaGGATAAAGACATGAACAGGCGAAAATACGAATAAACCGCTCAACCGAGctataattaaaaaggtaTTTCAAGCACTAACCTTGCCGTTTCATAGTCACTTGGCTTAATAAGACTCTCTAAGAACTGAACTATCTCCTCATCATGTGGAGTTGCCTTGTTAAATTCCTTCGAAAAATTCACCGTGTCCAAAATAATTGTACCTGAAACAATTATCAATTGAAATGATATAAGtatggatatttgtgaagttgacgttgatgaagaaatgctgcagtgcagtttgttaccgcttcttctgcactgacgccttgaaagcggcagtaaacttggttttaagtattttttgacgtcaaccaatgtgaaaccaaaagatttgacaattattaagcgatatgaagtatcctataataattaataaaatttgaatttgaatcatCATATTTGCAACGTGTCCCATCGCACAACAATTAAATGAAACTCATATATTCCCTTTTAAGTTCCATTTATTTGTTCaagattaaaagtaattagtagtgttaaaagagttttatgtttaaaaacatGGGACACGTTGCAACAAAGAACACATCTGGGACACGCTGTGAATATGACATTACACCAACAGGTAAAAAGCAGAgatgttaattttatgtaattataaaaatattctatattttattatttattatatataggttTTATATAAGATGCACTGCCACCGACTGAGagtgccacgttcagcagtacggcttaatgttagaataaaaaaaaaaaaaaatgagaatatcgcatgtataaataaatattttgtatgccGTATGGCCAAACATGTTCAGTCACAACAATAGCTTCTTCATCGGCAATACATGTATGTAcccatttatatgtatgtaatgtaacatgttttacaaataaataatcttgagattcaaatagtcacaggttgctagcccatcgccttaaagaagaatcccaagtttataagcctattgcttaatcgccttttacgacatccatgggaaaaagatagGACAGTCatattctcttttctattaatgccaggaaccacacggcacaaatggaaaatataatatatatatatcttatatataaaattctcgtgtcacaatattTGTCTAcgactcctccgaaacggctttaccgattttaaccaaattttgcatgcatattcagtaggtctgagaatcggctaacatctattttttatacccctaagtgttaagggttgtccacccttaacattatatttaaactaaaaattatttttatggcaaaacaacgtttgccgggacagctagtatatatatatatatatataaatgaaactttctgtgccgtgtggttcccggcagtgccgtgtggttcccggcaccaatacaaaagagaaaagaaccaatccgtctctttcccatggatgtcgtaaaaggcgactaagggataggtttacaaacttgggattctttttcaggcgatgggcaagcaacctgtcactatttgaatctcaattctatcattaagccgaatagctgaacgtggccattcagtcttttcaagactggtggctctgtctaccccgcaagggatatagacgtgatcatattatgtatgtatgtatgaaacttACTATGCAACATGTCGCTGCAAACTGGATACGAGTCGAAGAAATCCACGTCCCTCGCGACCAAAGCGGACAGATCCTTTATTCTTTGGGCGACCAGAGTGCAACACGACCCCGCCAGCTCTATTGTAGATCTTGTGTCattctgtttaaaaaaaataacattcattcattatttacatgatcacgtctatatcctttgcggggtagacagagccagtatatatatatttttttttccacattctccattatttcgtcgctccttcctcgataaatagtttattcaaaacaaatagaattttttaattcgaaccagactttaggctatataacatcacgctgcaactataaggagcaaagaaataactaatggaaaatgtgaaaaaaaaacgggaataattattaatccttgagagcttcaatgatgcccaaagtaactattccacgcggacgaagtcgcgggcacagctagtaattttatgtcaaaagaagaaagaacactttcttcttttatacatCTGATTTTATACTtctgatatgtcagtcagtcatatatacttttatacatatgactaacatacatatcaaCACACAGCCAACCTTAAAATTCCACCCAGTCTTGTCCATGATGCGATGGTCTATGATTTCCGTCACATACTGCTCTAAAAACTGGTCTTCCGTTCTCAATATGTGGTGGTCCACTAGGAcgacatttgttttattctgaGCGACCAACTTCTTCAAATCATAATCGTTTCTAGAAGCAAATGTGAATTTAAAAtgagtattattattagtaacactagttgtgcccgcgacttcgtccgcttggaatagttatattgggcatcattgaagccctcaaagaggaataattttccccttttcttttttaacattttccattatttcttcgctcctaatagttgcagcgtgatgttatattgcctatagccttcctcgataaatggtctgttcaacagaaaaataatttttcaatcgaaccagtagttcctgagattagcgctttcaaacaaagaaacaaactcttcggcattataatattagtatagattaaccattatttaaatttgtgatACTTTAACACtctgtgtgccgtgtggttcccggcactaatataaaagagaatacgaccacaccatctctttcccatggatgtcgttaaaggtgtctaagggataggcttataaacttaggattcttcataaaggcgatgggctagcaacctgtcattatttacatcttgagatacaaatataattattgattatatgaatgaatgaatactcTTAATTAaggattggctggaagagatacCACTAAGGGATAAGTCCGCTATTGTACTGTATTGTTTTTGACGCGCTCTTTTGAATGAAAGTATTTACTCATTTACAAATTAAggcaaactttttttatttacaggtgttttacatattttattattttattctatccTATAcccactttaaaaaaaaacaaagttttaataacaaaaacaaataagtatagatatattagaatattaaaaaaaattaccgaaacaccaaattattttcattgatcCCGTGTTCgttcaaaaaatatacaacCTCAGTCTTCAAAGGGAAGTTCTCACGTTCCACGTTCAAAATTGGCACAAACAGGCTGTCCTTAACATCGTCCCTTCGCGAGAATCTCGTGCACGTCTTGCATTTTATTTGCTGGTACTGCCAGTTCATGAACAAAGCGTAAACTATTGAGCTAATGGCCGAATCCAAATCGCAACTCTCATTGCCTAATACGATGGTGAGGTCCGAGTAATTGTTATCCCTCTGTAAAAAgagaagattttatttattcaaacttcattgcacaaaatacaaatgtatagcacaattggcagacttatttaaatacactGATAtgcttaatgctagaagcattatcaaccagtcaaccattacatacatctttatcctttacgtaTGCAGTGTGGTTGCTAGTCACTTTGAAATAGGACTAgaacactccatctattttccGTGTAAGACAACTAATGGGTTGgttaaaaaacttgggattctttttggaagtgatgggatagcaacctgtcactatttgaatctcaattccaacattaagCGTATGGCTTTAGCTGAATGTgtccatcagtattttcaagactgttggctctgtctattacGCTTTACCACGGTTCAAGATAGACACctagataatttttaattttaatttaagataatttaagattaactattatgtataattaaataaataaataaatatatacgtgacaaattacactgactgagttaacctcgaagttagttcgagacttatgttacgagatactaactcaacgatactatattttataataaatacttatatggataaacatccaagacccaggccaatcagaaaaagttcttttctcatcatgccctagacgggattcgaacccgggacctccggtgtcacagacaagtgaccacataattaatttaactattAAGACAAATTGCTTGCCTAAAAATAGAGATTATTAGACTCTCCCTTgatagacttttacaatttgcactgGAAGA is a genomic window of Amyelois transitella isolate CPQ chromosome 28, ilAmyTran1.1, whole genome shotgun sequence containing:
- the LOC106133130 gene encoding exopolyphosphatase PRUNE1 codes for the protein MEEYLSASHKNLRDNNYSDLTIVLGNESCDLDSAISSIVYALFMNWQYQQIKCKTCTRFSRRDDVKDSLFVPILNVERENFPLKTEVVYFLNEHGINENNLVFRNDYDLKKLVAQNKTNVVLVDHHILRTEDQFLEQYVTEIIDHRIMDKTGWNFKNDTRSTIELAGSCCTLVAQRIKDLSALVARDVDFFDSYPVCSDMLHSTIILDTVNFSKEFNKATPHDEEIVQFLESLIKPSDYETARRQILDRLSAAKSNVTLLTAAQLLQKDLKVVGDFLVPSFPILVEEFLKKPDAAEAMASALVQRRCRAILLLGMSFGGGLNRDVAIYSEDAATSVKLSKFFEEWTNPPLMLVPAETPNKIARCLYYKQNNLSATRKQYIPALNEYIITDVPNQP